In the Danio rerio strain Tuebingen ecotype United States chromosome 8, GRCz12tu, whole genome shotgun sequence genome, one interval contains:
- the LOC110440008 gene encoding uncharacterized protein isoform X1 → MSREMSAARAVLLLIFGFTMLKFICCYSDGSLLTDQCQSMAIDHGSQPSVQVSNPLTIVPDNVTVDSSKVGTNFTVTLSASVPFMGYILEARECDNCPPAGIFSGLDSTKSVLICSGQAVAQPNNNLKTLIQVNWTPNANGQFFFRSAFIQSFSTFCLKKAIILPTTTTPTTTTTTTTTTATTTTTTRPTTATVTSSPATCTIAALKKSSLLLQCVQYMRSCVVLLLFSRLCFLGGSSLLMIIKPVSKKPTQIASIIEVVLKFVATVLVLIKAVHFLCENAGLQFLFAALIVTAMVTGLIHTITVFLHCGPRHELRTCWICSLIIVDLLNTLITSISIFYGLWWFQGRWLLIVMAVYVILEFILYLGAAVFEWIGKRKRVEQNRPVPDNRQMVGSEEIQGPDTETTQQPDRRPVGIRLRERMQTLEITRRAKSPWLVTFVIFCVFYIMFTVALIVGVCLVSSAVFL, encoded by the exons ATGAGCAGAGAG ATGTCTGCTGCACGCGCTGTTCTTTTGTTGATATTTGGATTTACCATGCTGAAGTTCATCTGCTGTTACAGTGATGGAAGTTTATTGACCGACCAGTGTCAAAGTATGGCTATAGATCATGGATCACAACCATCAGTACAAGTTTCAAACCCTTTAACCATCGTTCCAGATAATGTGACAGTGGACAGTTCAAAAGTGGGAACGAACTTTACAG TGACACTCTCTGCTTCTGTTCCATTTATGGGCTATATTTTGGAGGCTCGTGAGTGTGATAATTGCCCACCTGCTGGAATTTTTAGTGGGCTTGACAGTACCAAGAGTGTGCTTATCTGTAGT GGCCAGGCCGTGGCTCAACCTAATAACAACCTTAAAACTTTAATCCAAGTGAACTGGACGCCTAATGCCAATGGACAGTTTTTCTTCAG ATCTGCTTTCATTCAAAGTTTCAGTACATTTTGTCTAAAAAAAGCAATCATACTCCCGACGACAACAACACCAACCACTACAACAACCACCACAACAACTACAGCTACCACCACTACAACAACTAGACCTACAACAGCAACTGTAACAAGTAGTCCTGCAACATGTACAATAGCTGCATTAA AAAAGTCATCATTACTGCTTCAGTGTGTGCAGTATATG AGAAGTTGTGTGGTACTGTTGTTATTCAGCAGACTTTGTTTTCTTGGAGGCTCTTCTCTCCTCATGATCATCAAACCAGTTTCAAAAAAG CCCACCCAGATTGCATCCATCATTGAAGTAGTATTAAAATTTGTTGCTACTGTCCTTGTACTAATAAAAGCAGTTCAT TTCCTGTGTGAGAATGCtggtttgcagtttttgtttgctGCTTTGATAGTGACTGCAATGGTTACAGGCCTGATACACACTATCACCGTTTTTCTTCACTGTGGACCAAGGCATGAATT AAGAACATGTTGGATTTGTTCTCTCATAATAGTTGATCTACTGAATACACTCATTACAT CCATCTCAATATTTTATGGGTTATGGTGGTTTCAAGGGCGCTGGTTGCTAATAGTAATGGCAGTTTATGTTATTTTGGAGTTCATCCTTTACCTTGGAGCAGCTGTTTTTGAATGGATAGGAAAGAGAAAGAGAGTTGAAC AAAATCGTCCTGTTCCAGACAACAGG CAGATGGTAGGAAGCGAGGAGATACAGGGACCAGACACGGAGACCACACAACAACCAGACAGGAGACCAGTAGGAATCAGACTAAGAGAAAGGATGCAGACACTGGAGATTACAAGGAGAGCG aaaTCCCCATGGTTGGTcacttttgtcattttttgtgtgttttatataaTGTTTACAGTTGCACTTATTGTTGGTGTGTGTTTGGTTTCAAGCGCGGTCTTCCTGTAG
- the LOC110440008 gene encoding uncharacterized protein isoform X2, giving the protein MSAARAVLLLIFGFTMLKFICCYSDGSLLTDQCQSMAIDHGSQPSVQVSNPLTIVPDNVTVDSSKVGTNFTVTLSASVPFMGYILEARECDNCPPAGIFSGLDSTKSVLICSGQAVAQPNNNLKTLIQVNWTPNANGQFFFRSAFIQSFSTFCLKKAIILPTTTTPTTTTTTTTTTATTTTTTRPTTATVTSSPATCTIAALKKSSLLLQCVQYMRSCVVLLLFSRLCFLGGSSLLMIIKPVSKKPTQIASIIEVVLKFVATVLVLIKAVHFLCENAGLQFLFAALIVTAMVTGLIHTITVFLHCGPRHELRTCWICSLIIVDLLNTLITSISIFYGLWWFQGRWLLIVMAVYVILEFILYLGAAVFEWIGKRKRVEQNRPVPDNRQMVGSEEIQGPDTETTQQPDRRPVGIRLRERMQTLEITRRAKSPWLVTFVIFCVFYIMFTVALIVGVCLVSSAVFL; this is encoded by the exons ATGTCTGCTGCACGCGCTGTTCTTTTGTTGATATTTGGATTTACCATGCTGAAGTTCATCTGCTGTTACAGTGATGGAAGTTTATTGACCGACCAGTGTCAAAGTATGGCTATAGATCATGGATCACAACCATCAGTACAAGTTTCAAACCCTTTAACCATCGTTCCAGATAATGTGACAGTGGACAGTTCAAAAGTGGGAACGAACTTTACAG TGACACTCTCTGCTTCTGTTCCATTTATGGGCTATATTTTGGAGGCTCGTGAGTGTGATAATTGCCCACCTGCTGGAATTTTTAGTGGGCTTGACAGTACCAAGAGTGTGCTTATCTGTAGT GGCCAGGCCGTGGCTCAACCTAATAACAACCTTAAAACTTTAATCCAAGTGAACTGGACGCCTAATGCCAATGGACAGTTTTTCTTCAG ATCTGCTTTCATTCAAAGTTTCAGTACATTTTGTCTAAAAAAAGCAATCATACTCCCGACGACAACAACACCAACCACTACAACAACCACCACAACAACTACAGCTACCACCACTACAACAACTAGACCTACAACAGCAACTGTAACAAGTAGTCCTGCAACATGTACAATAGCTGCATTAA AAAAGTCATCATTACTGCTTCAGTGTGTGCAGTATATG AGAAGTTGTGTGGTACTGTTGTTATTCAGCAGACTTTGTTTTCTTGGAGGCTCTTCTCTCCTCATGATCATCAAACCAGTTTCAAAAAAG CCCACCCAGATTGCATCCATCATTGAAGTAGTATTAAAATTTGTTGCTACTGTCCTTGTACTAATAAAAGCAGTTCAT TTCCTGTGTGAGAATGCtggtttgcagtttttgtttgctGCTTTGATAGTGACTGCAATGGTTACAGGCCTGATACACACTATCACCGTTTTTCTTCACTGTGGACCAAGGCATGAATT AAGAACATGTTGGATTTGTTCTCTCATAATAGTTGATCTACTGAATACACTCATTACAT CCATCTCAATATTTTATGGGTTATGGTGGTTTCAAGGGCGCTGGTTGCTAATAGTAATGGCAGTTTATGTTATTTTGGAGTTCATCCTTTACCTTGGAGCAGCTGTTTTTGAATGGATAGGAAAGAGAAAGAGAGTTGAAC AAAATCGTCCTGTTCCAGACAACAGG CAGATGGTAGGAAGCGAGGAGATACAGGGACCAGACACGGAGACCACACAACAACCAGACAGGAGACCAGTAGGAATCAGACTAAGAGAAAGGATGCAGACACTGGAGATTACAAGGAGAGCG aaaTCCCCATGGTTGGTcacttttgtcattttttgtgtgttttatataaTGTTTACAGTTGCACTTATTGTTGGTGTGTGTTTGGTTTCAAGCGCGGTCTTCCTGTAG
- the LOC110440008 gene encoding uncharacterized protein isoform X3: MTKKSSLLLQCVQYMRSCVVLLLFSRLCFLGGSSLLMIIKPVSKKPTQIASIIEVVLKFVATVLVLIKAVHFLCENAGLQFLFAALIVTAMVTGLIHTITVFLHCGPRHELRTCWICSLIIVDLLNTLITSISIFYGLWWFQGRWLLIVMAVYVILEFILYLGAAVFEWIGKRKRVEQNRPVPDNRQMVGSEEIQGPDTETTQQPDRRPVGIRLRERMQTLEITRRAKSPWLVTFVIFCVFYIMFTVALIVGVCLVSSAVFL, encoded by the exons ATGACAA AAAAGTCATCATTACTGCTTCAGTGTGTGCAGTATATG AGAAGTTGTGTGGTACTGTTGTTATTCAGCAGACTTTGTTTTCTTGGAGGCTCTTCTCTCCTCATGATCATCAAACCAGTTTCAAAAAAG CCCACCCAGATTGCATCCATCATTGAAGTAGTATTAAAATTTGTTGCTACTGTCCTTGTACTAATAAAAGCAGTTCAT TTCCTGTGTGAGAATGCtggtttgcagtttttgtttgctGCTTTGATAGTGACTGCAATGGTTACAGGCCTGATACACACTATCACCGTTTTTCTTCACTGTGGACCAAGGCATGAATT AAGAACATGTTGGATTTGTTCTCTCATAATAGTTGATCTACTGAATACACTCATTACAT CCATCTCAATATTTTATGGGTTATGGTGGTTTCAAGGGCGCTGGTTGCTAATAGTAATGGCAGTTTATGTTATTTTGGAGTTCATCCTTTACCTTGGAGCAGCTGTTTTTGAATGGATAGGAAAGAGAAAGAGAGTTGAAC AAAATCGTCCTGTTCCAGACAACAGG CAGATGGTAGGAAGCGAGGAGATACAGGGACCAGACACGGAGACCACACAACAACCAGACAGGAGACCAGTAGGAATCAGACTAAGAGAAAGGATGCAGACACTGGAGATTACAAGGAGAGCG aaaTCCCCATGGTTGGTcacttttgtcattttttgtgtgttttatataaTGTTTACAGTTGCACTTATTGTTGGTGTGTGTTTGGTTTCAAGCGCGGTCTTCCTGTAG
- the LOC110440008 gene encoding uncharacterized protein isoform X4 produces the protein MRSCVVLLLFSRLCFLGGSSLLMIIKPVSKKPTQIASIIEVVLKFVATVLVLIKAVHFLCENAGLQFLFAALIVTAMVTGLIHTITVFLHCGPRHELRTCWICSLIIVDLLNTLITSISIFYGLWWFQGRWLLIVMAVYVILEFILYLGAAVFEWIGKRKRVEQNRPVPDNRQMVGSEEIQGPDTETTQQPDRRPVGIRLRERMQTLEITRRAKSPWLVTFVIFCVFYIMFTVALIVGVCLVSSAVFL, from the exons ATG AGAAGTTGTGTGGTACTGTTGTTATTCAGCAGACTTTGTTTTCTTGGAGGCTCTTCTCTCCTCATGATCATCAAACCAGTTTCAAAAAAG CCCACCCAGATTGCATCCATCATTGAAGTAGTATTAAAATTTGTTGCTACTGTCCTTGTACTAATAAAAGCAGTTCAT TTCCTGTGTGAGAATGCtggtttgcagtttttgtttgctGCTTTGATAGTGACTGCAATGGTTACAGGCCTGATACACACTATCACCGTTTTTCTTCACTGTGGACCAAGGCATGAATT AAGAACATGTTGGATTTGTTCTCTCATAATAGTTGATCTACTGAATACACTCATTACAT CCATCTCAATATTTTATGGGTTATGGTGGTTTCAAGGGCGCTGGTTGCTAATAGTAATGGCAGTTTATGTTATTTTGGAGTTCATCCTTTACCTTGGAGCAGCTGTTTTTGAATGGATAGGAAAGAGAAAGAGAGTTGAAC AAAATCGTCCTGTTCCAGACAACAGG CAGATGGTAGGAAGCGAGGAGATACAGGGACCAGACACGGAGACCACACAACAACCAGACAGGAGACCAGTAGGAATCAGACTAAGAGAAAGGATGCAGACACTGGAGATTACAAGGAGAGCG aaaTCCCCATGGTTGGTcacttttgtcattttttgtgtgttttatataaTGTTTACAGTTGCACTTATTGTTGGTGTGTGTTTGGTTTCAAGCGCGGTCTTCCTGTAG